In Fluviispira sanaruensis, a genomic segment contains:
- a CDS encoding substrate-binding periplasmic protein, with protein sequence MIHFSILKFTTILYFLIQTNICYSTELKKVTICWEDGLKPPYLMLKNGNSKGTDSITGVAVETIQKIFKKNNIKTENVLLPWKRCLAEIQNGNIDVVPNASINPERQAYAFFTEEPLYSTNMVLFYVKKRFKKKPIINKLEDFKNYTVGGYLGFNYKYFENKVIMDSGSTNRELLFQKLQIGRFDFAIEQLEVVNFIASKGLISLNDLAYIPNVVMPKQNYFVMISKKTGNANLIKKILDTGITESQKHNIINQLLNKFNKDAKNKP encoded by the coding sequence ATGATTCATTTCTCAATTTTAAAATTTACCACAATACTATATTTTTTAATACAAACGAACATATGTTATTCGACAGAGCTCAAAAAAGTAACTATCTGTTGGGAAGACGGCTTAAAACCTCCCTATCTAATGCTCAAGAATGGCAATTCTAAAGGGACAGATTCTATAACGGGCGTAGCAGTTGAGACAATCCAAAAAATTTTTAAGAAAAATAATATAAAAACCGAAAATGTTCTTCTTCCCTGGAAAAGGTGTCTGGCAGAAATACAAAATGGGAATATCGATGTCGTTCCCAATGCTTCAATCAATCCAGAGAGACAGGCGTATGCCTTTTTCACTGAAGAACCGCTTTATTCAACAAATATGGTTTTATTTTATGTAAAAAAACGTTTCAAGAAAAAACCTATTATTAATAAATTAGAGGATTTTAAAAATTATACTGTTGGAGGATATTTAGGTTTTAATTACAAATATTTTGAAAATAAAGTGATTATGGATTCAGGCTCCACAAATAGAGAATTATTATTTCAAAAACTGCAAATAGGCCGATTTGATTTTGCGATTGAGCAACTTGAAGTTGTAAATTTCATAGCAAGTAAAGGATTAATCAGTTTAAATGACCTTGCTTATATCCCAAACGTAGTTATGCCAAAACAAAATTATTTTGTAATGATCAGTAAAAAGACTGGAAATGCAAATTTGATAAAAAAAATCTTAGACACTGGTATTACTGAGTCACAAAAACACAATATCATTAATCAATTACTTAATAAGTTCAATAAAGATGCAAAAAATAAACCTTAA
- a CDS encoding substrate-binding periplasmic protein — MKKIIFYSIFLIFHFNLFADVIKVTAVEYCPYICIPEKNKGLKGLNNDVLIEIYKKFGHKLTFEYMPWQRAVNELERGSYDLTPIIEANQYSKITLSNNVFIKYKISCFTRKNTPWSFNGLKSIGNLRLGVQNGFDYSSINPEFDKYIKNETEKKSGKVSIISGEDATEKIIKMILADRLDFICDNEGVIMHFIKNKKLQKNLKQAGVLNLDINYVGFSMKSKKAGEYKKIFDDNIIEFKKSEIYKNLLTKYGIEDPDIKDKN; from the coding sequence ATGAAAAAAATAATATTTTATTCTATCTTTTTAATCTTTCATTTTAATCTTTTTGCGGACGTTATTAAAGTCACTGCAGTTGAGTATTGCCCTTATATTTGCATTCCAGAAAAAAACAAAGGTCTTAAGGGACTAAATAATGATGTTTTAATTGAAATATATAAAAAATTCGGCCATAAGTTGACATTTGAATACATGCCCTGGCAAAGAGCAGTGAATGAACTGGAACGAGGAAGTTATGATTTAACTCCAATCATAGAGGCTAACCAATATAGTAAAATCACTCTTTCAAATAATGTTTTTATAAAGTACAAAATAAGCTGCTTTACCCGAAAAAACACTCCGTGGAGTTTCAACGGACTAAAATCAATAGGGAATCTTCGACTCGGAGTTCAGAATGGCTTTGACTATTCCAGTATAAATCCTGAATTTGACAAATATATTAAAAACGAGACAGAGAAAAAAAGCGGTAAAGTATCTATTATTTCTGGCGAAGACGCTACTGAAAAAATTATTAAGATGATCTTAGCGGATAGATTAGATTTCATTTGTGACAACGAAGGCGTCATAATGCATTTTATCAAGAACAAAAAATTACAAAAAAATTTGAAACAAGCCGGAGTTTTAAATTTAGATATAAATTACGTTGGATTTTCAATGAAAAGTAAAAAAGCGGGAGAGTATAAAAAAATATTTGATGATAATATCATAGAATTTAAGAAGAGTGAAATTTATAAAAATCTATTAACCAAATATGGCATCGAGGATCCAGATATAAAAGATAAAAATTAA
- the miaB gene encoding tRNA (N6-isopentenyl adenosine(37)-C2)-methylthiotransferase MiaB, with translation MFGIKNKITLDTSIASGPEALFAKYMHKPQVNYPNVGEKNETYLKKVYMQTWGCQMNVADSERMLGLLGTLNYRPTENLNDADFILLNTCHIREKARHKVVSRLGEIKPLKEANPNIIIAVAGCVAQAESQALAKEVPYIDMIFGPDQIEELPQLIEKIIKKNDLECKTEETYTTHKHKPYVLTKFDNKEQGYSIPIDVIPPYYDENKNEVTRYVNIIKGCNNFCTFCVVPYTRGREKSRPENEIIDEINFLVKKGVKEIILLGQNVNSYGLDLIGAADVHSSNGKLPFADLLHTVSNIPEVERIRFTTSNPHDFTPQLADAFAKLPKVTNSFHLAVQSGSDRILDRMNRQYTRAEYFERVQWIRNVRPEIAFSTDIIVGFPGETDEDFANTLSLVKEMQYAFIYAFKYSIRKGTPATRFKDQVPEDVKDRRLQILLDLQKKETERQNLGEIGKVRDVLILYKNRKDENTWYGRSNEGRLVKVHSPRNIMGLILPVKITAANLTALEGHLA, from the coding sequence ATGTTTGGAATTAAAAATAAAATTACATTAGATACCTCCATAGCTAGCGGACCTGAAGCATTGTTTGCTAAATATATGCACAAACCGCAAGTCAATTATCCAAATGTTGGTGAAAAAAATGAGACCTATTTAAAGAAAGTATATATGCAAACTTGGGGTTGCCAAATGAATGTTGCCGATTCTGAGCGCATGCTTGGACTTCTTGGTACGTTAAATTATAGGCCAACTGAAAACCTAAATGATGCAGATTTTATTCTTTTAAATACTTGCCATATTCGTGAAAAAGCACGGCATAAAGTGGTCAGTCGTCTCGGCGAAATCAAACCTTTAAAAGAAGCGAATCCTAATATTATTATTGCTGTAGCAGGATGTGTGGCTCAAGCAGAGTCACAAGCCCTTGCCAAAGAAGTTCCTTATATTGATATGATCTTTGGTCCCGATCAAATTGAAGAATTGCCTCAATTAATTGAAAAAATAATTAAAAAAAACGATCTTGAATGCAAAACTGAAGAAACATATACAACACATAAGCACAAACCTTATGTGTTAACTAAATTTGATAATAAAGAGCAAGGCTATTCCATTCCAATCGATGTAATTCCTCCTTATTATGATGAAAACAAAAATGAAGTCACTCGTTACGTTAACATTATAAAAGGTTGTAATAACTTTTGTACATTCTGTGTTGTACCATATACGCGCGGGAGAGAAAAAAGCCGTCCTGAAAATGAAATTATAGATGAAATTAATTTCCTTGTTAAAAAAGGAGTTAAAGAAATTATTTTGCTAGGGCAAAATGTAAATTCTTACGGACTTGACCTTATTGGTGCTGCAGATGTTCATTCATCAAATGGAAAACTCCCATTTGCGGATTTATTACACACTGTCAGCAATATTCCTGAAGTAGAGCGTATTCGTTTTACAACTTCAAACCCACACGACTTTACTCCGCAGCTTGCCGATGCCTTTGCAAAATTACCTAAAGTAACAAATTCTTTTCACCTAGCTGTTCAATCAGGCAGTGATCGCATTCTTGACAGGATGAATCGCCAATATACCCGGGCCGAATATTTTGAACGCGTACAATGGATCCGCAATGTACGCCCTGAAATTGCTTTTAGCACAGATATTATTGTTGGTTTTCCCGGTGAAACAGATGAAGATTTTGCAAACACACTCAGTCTCGTAAAAGAAATGCAATATGCTTTTATTTATGCTTTTAAATACTCAATTCGTAAAGGGACTCCTGCCACACGCTTTAAAGATCAAGTTCCGGAAGATGTTAAGGACAGACGTCTGCAAATCTTACTTGATCTCCAAAAGAAAGAAACGGAAAGACAAAATCTTGGAGAAATTGGTAAAGTTCGAGATGTTCTCATTCTTTATAAAAATCGAAAAGATGAAAACACTTGGTATGGCCGCTCTAACGAAGGACGCTTGGTAAAAGTACATTCTCCGAGAAATATTATGGGATTGATTCTACCCGTGAAAATTACTGCTGCCAATCTCACCGCACTTGAAGGGCACTTGGCATAA
- a CDS encoding multidrug effflux MFS transporter: protein MVILFLVPISQVSIDIYSPSLPKIVTSLSTDSSAVQKTVSLFLISLGLGQFFYGPISDRFGRKKALLYGMIIFTISSIMCVFAESIEFLILARFIQGFSSASIAVLSKAVSVDLYTGVELMKATAWVGLVWGVSPIIAPVIGAYLDKFGGWRLPFIALSIYGFISCIVILLFMQETNTSPQNLNIKKILINSLKVVKNKDFLCSTIIVAATNLGIFSFTMMGPFLIQDIMGKSEVFYGQMALLVGLVYMLGAFASRFVIKYFEGQKIIHLISTLLLIMGILMVLLSFIFPLSIFLFMLSSCMVAFASGILYPYLVSIMFAPFKNLAGTVSSNYGVISYTFSGLVTIFTGYLVITSIREIAYTYAMVGIITYIAMKVMYYLPSRI from the coding sequence AAGTGCAGTGCAAAAAACGGTTTCATTATTTTTAATTTCTCTTGGCTTGGGGCAATTTTTTTATGGACCTATTTCAGATAGGTTTGGTCGCAAAAAAGCACTGCTGTATGGTATGATTATATTCACTATCAGTAGTATTATGTGCGTATTTGCAGAAAGTATAGAATTTTTAATACTTGCTCGATTTATTCAAGGCTTTTCCTCTGCCTCTATTGCTGTGCTCTCAAAAGCAGTTTCAGTTGACTTGTATACAGGCGTTGAGCTTATGAAAGCGACAGCATGGGTCGGATTGGTTTGGGGCGTTTCACCCATTATTGCTCCTGTCATTGGTGCTTATCTCGATAAATTTGGCGGATGGCGTTTGCCTTTTATTGCCCTAAGTATTTATGGTTTTATTTCCTGTATCGTTATTCTTTTATTCATGCAAGAGACGAACACATCGCCGCAAAACTTAAATATTAAGAAAATTCTCATTAATTCTCTTAAAGTTGTGAAGAATAAAGATTTTTTATGTTCAACTATAATTGTGGCTGCAACAAATTTAGGGATCTTTTCATTTACCATGATGGGCCCCTTTCTTATTCAAGATATTATGGGTAAAAGTGAGGTTTTTTATGGACAAATGGCTTTATTAGTTGGCCTTGTATATATGTTAGGTGCATTTGCGAGCCGTTTTGTGATAAAGTATTTTGAAGGGCAAAAAATCATTCATTTGATTTCAACCCTTTTGCTCATAATGGGAATATTAATGGTTCTTCTTTCGTTTATTTTTCCACTTTCCATTTTTTTATTTATGCTTTCATCTTGCATGGTCGCATTCGCTTCAGGTATTCTATATCCCTATTTAGTTTCGATTATGTTTGCTCCATTTAAAAATTTAGCTGGGACAGTCAGTTCAAATTATGGAGTTATCTCATATACATTTTCAGGACTTGTCACAATATTTACAGGTTATCTTGTCATCACATCCATTCGTGAAATTGCATATACTTATGCAATGGTTGGAATTATAACTTATATCGCTATGAAAGTTATGTATTATTTACCTTCAAGAATTTAA
- the ffh gene encoding signal recognition particle protein — MFDLVTQGFKDASLKLKGQTRLTDENISPALDAIKRSLLDADVDLKVTKQFLENVRGKALDEVVQLKAKSGQKVSAGDHFIKTCHDELVDFLGGNQTEIIKNTKGPTVILLVGLQGAGKTTHAAKLAKLLAERHKMRPLLVAADVYRPAARDQLKILGDKINVPVFSLDTNDAVEIAEKGIEFARSEWLDLVIIDTAGRLAIDNNLMTELESIKAKVNPQNILLVIDSMIGQDAVRTASSFDQRLNLSGVILTKLDGDTRGGAALSVKKVTGKNILFVGTGESLEKLEEFRPDGMAGRILGMGDVVGLMDDFGKAIDVEKAEKSANRMMEGHFDFNDFLEMIGTIGKMGPIKDIIAKTPLAGQISEKDMDKVKDKDLTRKGAIVQSMTVQERETPDLLLIQKSQSARGRIARIAKGSAHSEKEVKDLVDQFMQMRQMMQMMSGMGLGGGGILSKIPGLGQLNQMANMAKMAKMMGGGGMPGGGMGGLANMFGGGGSPSMPGGMGGGLSSADLAEINRMKKRKKEEKLKKQKKR; from the coding sequence ATGTTTGACTTAGTCACCCAAGGATTTAAAGACGCATCTCTCAAGCTTAAGGGGCAAACCCGCTTGACTGATGAAAATATATCGCCAGCGCTTGATGCAATTAAAAGATCGCTTCTCGATGCTGATGTCGATCTTAAAGTAACTAAACAATTTCTCGAAAACGTCCGCGGAAAAGCCCTCGATGAAGTCGTTCAACTCAAGGCAAAGTCAGGTCAAAAGGTCTCAGCTGGAGATCATTTTATAAAGACTTGTCATGACGAACTCGTTGACTTTTTAGGCGGTAATCAAACAGAAATTATTAAAAACACCAAAGGGCCAACAGTTATATTGCTCGTTGGCCTACAGGGCGCAGGAAAAACGACCCATGCAGCGAAATTAGCTAAGCTATTAGCAGAGCGTCACAAAATGAGACCGCTGCTTGTTGCCGCCGATGTCTACCGCCCAGCAGCCCGCGATCAGTTGAAAATATTAGGGGATAAAATCAATGTCCCCGTCTTTTCCTTAGATACCAATGATGCGGTTGAAATTGCAGAAAAAGGAATTGAATTTGCCCGCAGCGAATGGCTAGATCTTGTCATTATCGATACCGCAGGACGCCTTGCAATCGATAACAATCTCATGACTGAACTCGAATCCATAAAAGCGAAAGTCAATCCGCAAAATATCCTTCTCGTGATTGACTCTATGATTGGACAAGATGCCGTACGCACAGCTTCATCGTTCGATCAACGCCTCAATTTATCGGGAGTTATTTTAACTAAATTAGATGGTGATACCCGCGGCGGAGCAGCTCTTTCTGTAAAGAAAGTCACCGGTAAAAACATCTTATTTGTCGGTACAGGCGAATCCCTCGAAAAACTCGAAGAGTTCCGTCCAGACGGTATGGCAGGCCGTATCCTAGGCATGGGCGATGTCGTCGGTTTGATGGACGATTTTGGCAAAGCTATTGACGTTGAAAAAGCCGAAAAAAGTGCAAATCGCATGATGGAAGGTCATTTCGACTTCAATGACTTTCTTGAAATGATAGGGACAATTGGAAAAATGGGTCCTATTAAAGACATAATTGCCAAAACCCCTCTTGCTGGACAAATTTCCGAGAAGGATATGGACAAAGTCAAAGATAAAGATCTGACTCGTAAAGGTGCAATTGTTCAATCGATGACTGTACAAGAACGTGAAACCCCAGATCTTCTCCTTATACAAAAATCACAATCAGCACGCGGTCGTATTGCCCGTATTGCCAAAGGCTCTGCGCACAGTGAAAAAGAAGTAAAAGATCTCGTCGATCAGTTCATGCAAATGCGACAAATGATGCAGATGATGAGCGGTATGGGGCTCGGTGGAGGGGGAATACTCTCTAAAATTCCAGGGCTTGGACAGCTAAATCAAATGGCAAATATGGCGAAAATGGCAAAGATGATGGGTGGCGGCGGTATGCCTGGTGGAGGCATGGGCGGATTGGCAAATATGTTTGGTGGCGGTGGCTCGCCTTCTATGCCCGGCGGAATGGGCGGTGGACTGAGCTCAGCCGATCTTGCGGAAATCAACCGGATGAAGAAAAGAAAAAAAGAAGAAAAATTAAAAAAACAAAAGAAACGTTAA